One window of Gemmatimonadaceae bacterium genomic DNA carries:
- a CDS encoding response regulator transcription factor encodes MTADVIKVILADDHAVVRAGVKAVLGSAKDIQVIGEASNGREAVALAERVDPDVVVMDLSMGEMDGIAATQEMVSKNIRAKILILTMHAEDAYLVKVLEAGASGYLVKSAADRELVDAVRSLAHGDMYMQPTAVRALAQGIKRKSEHADERDRYEKLTERERDVLRYVAGGFSAPEIGEKLFISPKTVDTYKQRINEKLGLSHRSDYVAFALKLGLLSQ; translated from the coding sequence ATGACCGCGGACGTCATCAAGGTGATACTCGCCGACGATCACGCGGTCGTGAGAGCCGGGGTCAAGGCGGTGCTGGGCTCCGCGAAGGACATCCAGGTGATAGGTGAGGCGTCCAATGGACGCGAAGCCGTCGCACTTGCCGAGCGCGTTGACCCCGACGTGGTCGTGATGGATCTTTCGATGGGAGAGATGGACGGCATCGCCGCGACGCAGGAGATGGTGTCGAAGAACATCCGTGCGAAGATCCTGATCCTGACGATGCACGCCGAGGATGCCTATCTGGTGAAGGTCCTCGAGGCGGGGGCGAGCGGGTATCTGGTGAAAAGCGCCGCCGACCGGGAGCTGGTGGATGCGGTACGATCACTGGCGCATGGCGACATGTACATGCAGCCGACCGCGGTGCGTGCGTTGGCGCAGGGGATCAAGCGCAAGTCGGAGCATGCGGACGAGCGAGATCGCTACGAGAAGCTGACCGAGCGCGAGCGCGACGTGCTGCGCTATGTAGCCGGCGGATTCAGCGCTCCCGAGATCGGCGAAAAGCTGTTCATCAGCCCCAAGACCGTGGATACGTACAAGCAGCGGATCAACGAGAAGCTGGGGCTGTCGCATCGCTCAGACTATGTGGCATTCGCGTTGAAGCTCGGACTGCTCAGCCAGTAG
- a CDS encoding HlyD family efflux transporter periplasmic adaptor subunit, which translates to MQGRDCGRVLRVPEPSERVIAASTPIIELGDAAALEVIADVLSSDAVRIHPGNAVEIVEWGGDHALSGSVRAIEPSAFTRVSALGVDEQRVNVLVDLLDPPPSLGDGFRVEIRATVWESSDVLTIPSSALFQRGGGWAVFAVENKRARLRRVEIGHRTGASVEITSGLKAGERVVLFPSDKVDDGSRVR; encoded by the coding sequence ATGCAAGGCCGTGATTGCGGCCGTGTATTGCGTGTGCCGGAGCCCAGCGAGCGTGTGATTGCGGCGAGTACCCCCATCATCGAGCTCGGCGATGCGGCCGCTCTCGAGGTGATCGCGGACGTTCTCTCTTCGGATGCCGTTCGCATTCACCCGGGAAATGCCGTCGAGATCGTGGAGTGGGGAGGTGATCACGCGCTCTCGGGAAGTGTCCGCGCGATAGAGCCATCGGCATTCACCCGCGTCTCCGCCCTGGGCGTAGATGAGCAACGTGTGAACGTCCTCGTGGATCTACTCGATCCTCCTCCATCGCTCGGCGATGGATTCAGAGTCGAGATCAGGGCGACGGTGTGGGAGTCGAGCGACGTTCTGACGATTCCGTCGAGCGCACTGTTCCAGCGCGGTGGGGGCTGGGCGGTGTTTGCGGTGGAGAACAAGCGCGCGCGGCTGCGAAGGGTCGAGATCGGCCATCGCACCGGCGCATCGGTCGAGATCACCAGCGGACTGAAGGCGGGGGAGCGGGTCGTTCTATTTCCATCCGACAAGGTGGACGACGGCTCGAGAGTGCGCTGA
- a CDS encoding sensor histidine kinase, with product MSMTVALGARRRARGSLIARIVRAILGVPLVGKLIGANVIIVAAAIIVQTIAFDGRDNAEMVAVLTALAAASVVNLILVRVALSPVADLQQLADHVSAGEFEARNTPSLFADAGLKRLGSTINELLDSLAAERKRIQDLGAEVVYAQDAERARISRELHDSIAQTLAAARFQLSAASTEASGDMKNRLAAANGLIGSALEEVKNVSYSLHPRVAEDLGLEAALGALARQVSDRSGIKVHVKASVTGAPIPGNVSATLFRVAQEALRNIEMHSHAKYATVEVVAWDGSIRIEVADDGRGFDAAAVTASTRGSGLASIRDRITLAGGSMQIDSVPNGGTRVIAKLQTKKAAS from the coding sequence ATGAGTATGACAGTGGCACTCGGTGCGAGACGACGAGCTCGCGGATCCCTGATTGCGCGGATCGTCCGGGCAATTCTGGGCGTTCCGCTCGTTGGCAAGCTGATTGGCGCCAACGTCATCATCGTTGCCGCGGCAATCATCGTGCAGACCATCGCGTTCGACGGCAGGGACAACGCGGAGATGGTCGCGGTGCTCACGGCGCTCGCCGCCGCGTCAGTGGTGAACCTGATTCTGGTGCGTGTCGCGCTCAGCCCGGTAGCGGATCTTCAGCAACTCGCCGACCATGTCTCGGCTGGGGAGTTCGAAGCCCGGAACACGCCGTCGCTGTTCGCCGATGCGGGGCTCAAGCGCCTTGGCTCGACGATCAACGAACTTCTCGATTCGCTCGCCGCCGAGCGGAAGCGGATCCAGGATCTCGGCGCGGAGGTGGTTTACGCGCAGGATGCGGAACGCGCACGCATCTCGCGCGAGCTGCACGATTCGATCGCTCAGACACTGGCTGCGGCTCGATTTCAGCTTTCGGCGGCATCCACCGAGGCCTCGGGAGACATGAAGAATCGGCTCGCCGCGGCCAATGGTCTCATCGGTTCGGCGCTGGAGGAAGTGAAGAATGTCTCCTACTCGCTGCATCCGAGGGTGGCGGAGGATCTCGGGCTGGAGGCGGCGCTCGGAGCGCTGGCGCGGCAGGTCAGCGACCGGTCGGGCATAAAGGTGCACGTCAAGGCGTCGGTGACCGGCGCTCCTATCCCGGGCAACGTTTCGGCCACACTTTTCCGGGTGGCGCAGGAAGCACTGCGGAACATCGAGATGCACTCGCACGCGAAATACGCTACAGTCGAGGTGGTGGCGTGGGATGGCAGCATTCGCATCGAGGTCGCTGACGACGGGCGCGGATTCGATGCCGCCGCGGTAACCGCTTCCACCCGGGGATCAGGCCTTGCATCGATCAGGGACCGCATCACGCTTGCGGGAGGAAGTATGCAGATCGACAGCGTGCCTAACGGAGGAACACGAGTGATAGCCAAGCTGCAGACGAAGAAGGCGGCGTCATGA
- a CDS encoding universal stress protein produces the protein MYRNVMVPVDGSSFSREAVLHGLRIASRSGATLRLVRVATVPVFLGGPDAVSIESESLKQLQSAELADLYAIAAECRAHSTVNVTASLEYGPVVDALIGYARRHNVDLIVMRSHARRGLARMWFGSVADGLIRESGIPVLVVRPPSVGTALEKGYGLRRILVPLDGSALAEQSLASAVALARIEGASLMLLLVVAPWLHRPRGELESSIGPASARDVAAAQEYLDAQLTSPPDRTVAITRRVLVSSDVAETILSVTEAEEMDLVAIATRGRGSLARATSGSVSDRIMTESAVSTLVVHPAPKARESTVDSSKWVPATF, from the coding sequence ATGTACCGTAACGTAATGGTCCCCGTTGACGGGTCTTCGTTCTCGAGGGAGGCGGTGCTGCACGGCCTCCGCATCGCATCCCGCAGCGGCGCGACGCTTCGCCTCGTTCGCGTTGCAACGGTTCCCGTTTTCCTTGGGGGACCCGACGCCGTTTCGATCGAGAGCGAGAGCCTGAAACAGCTCCAGTCCGCGGAGCTTGCCGATCTCTATGCCATCGCCGCCGAGTGCCGCGCTCATTCCACCGTGAACGTCACTGCCTCGCTCGAGTACGGCCCGGTGGTGGACGCGCTGATTGGGTACGCCCGGCGCCACAACGTGGACCTCATCGTGATGCGCAGCCATGCCCGCAGAGGACTCGCCCGCATGTGGTTCGGCAGCGTCGCCGACGGGCTCATTCGCGAGAGTGGAATCCCCGTGCTCGTCGTGCGTCCCCCTTCGGTCGGGACCGCGCTCGAGAAAGGCTACGGTCTTCGCCGTATTCTCGTCCCCCTCGACGGGTCCGCGCTCGCTGAGCAGAGTCTCGCGTCGGCCGTCGCGCTCGCGAGGATCGAAGGCGCGTCCCTGATGCTTCTGCTCGTGGTTGCGCCCTGGCTGCATCGCCCGCGTGGCGAGCTCGAATCATCCATCGGGCCGGCGAGCGCGCGGGACGTAGCCGCGGCACAGGAATACCTCGATGCACAGCTCACGTCTCCGCCCGACAGGACTGTGGCGATCACCCGCCGCGTGCTGGTTTCGAGCGACGTGGCCGAGACGATTCTGAGCGTTACCGAGGCCGAGGAAATGGATCTCGTGGCCATCGCGACACGGGGACGCGGCTCGCTCGCCCGCGCGACCAGCGGCAGTGTTTCCGATCGCATCATGACGGAGTCGGCGGTCTCGACGCTCGTCGTTCATCCTGCGCCCAAGGCACGGGAGAGTACTGTTGACTCTTCGAAGTGGGTGCCCGCTACCTTCTGA
- a CDS encoding NAD-dependent succinate-semialdehyde dehydrogenase, with the protein MPIATLNPATGETLRTFDPLTAGEIDACLAKAVRAFTTHRLTPFEERAASLRRAGEILMAEKEQLGRLMTLEMGKPITAAIAEAEKCATACFYYAENGAQLLADYHVPTAGGEGRVHFQPLGAVLAIMPWNFPFWQVFRFAAPALMAGNVGLLKHSSNVPQCALAIEDILRRSGFTDGAFQTLLIGSKDVASIIEDHRIAAVTITGSESAGRSVAETAGRALKKTVLELGGSDPFIVMPSADVDSAAATAVKARMINNGQSCIAAKRFIVHDAIYDRFLDRFLAGVKAVKIGDPMDASTELGPLAISDIRDDLATQVEKSISLGARALCGGRRIDQPGFYYEPTVLVDIPHASPADDEELFGPVASVWRVSDIDEAIATANRSRFGLGSSVWTTDAVEREHFIRDIEAGMVFINGMVASEAGLPFGGVKSSGYGRELGEFGIREFVNIKSVKSASGLAARADTE; encoded by the coding sequence ATGCCGATCGCCACGCTGAATCCGGCCACTGGTGAAACTCTCAGGACGTTCGATCCCCTGACCGCGGGCGAGATTGACGCCTGCCTGGCCAAAGCGGTGCGAGCGTTCACCACCCACCGCCTGACGCCGTTCGAGGAGCGCGCCGCCTCCCTCCGCCGCGCTGGCGAGATACTGATGGCGGAGAAAGAACAGCTCGGCCGCCTCATGACTCTCGAGATGGGCAAGCCCATCACGGCGGCGATCGCGGAAGCGGAGAAATGCGCGACAGCGTGCTTCTACTACGCGGAGAATGGCGCCCAGCTTCTCGCCGATTACCATGTCCCGACCGCCGGGGGAGAAGGCCGGGTGCACTTCCAGCCCCTTGGCGCCGTGCTCGCCATCATGCCGTGGAATTTCCCGTTCTGGCAGGTGTTCCGCTTCGCCGCACCCGCATTGATGGCCGGTAATGTCGGCCTGCTCAAGCACTCGTCGAACGTGCCGCAGTGCGCACTGGCTATCGAAGACATCCTTCGCCGCTCCGGGTTCACCGACGGCGCGTTCCAGACGCTGCTCATCGGCTCGAAGGACGTCGCGTCCATCATCGAAGACCATCGCATCGCGGCTGTCACCATCACCGGAAGCGAGAGCGCCGGACGGTCGGTCGCTGAAACGGCTGGACGCGCTCTCAAGAAAACGGTGCTGGAGCTCGGAGGAAGCGATCCGTTCATCGTCATGCCGAGCGCCGATGTAGACAGTGCCGCGGCGACGGCGGTCAAGGCGCGCATGATCAATAACGGACAGTCCTGCATCGCCGCCAAGCGGTTCATCGTGCATGACGCGATTTACGATCGCTTCCTCGATCGCTTCCTCGCCGGGGTCAAAGCGGTGAAGATCGGCGATCCAATGGACGCATCCACCGAGCTCGGACCGCTCGCCATATCGGACATTCGCGACGATCTCGCCACTCAGGTCGAGAAGTCGATTTCCCTCGGCGCTCGCGCATTGTGCGGCGGCCGGCGAATCGATCAGCCGGGCTTCTACTACGAGCCCACGGTTCTCGTGGACATACCGCACGCGAGCCCCGCAGACGACGAGGAACTCTTCGGTCCCGTCGCCTCGGTATGGCGCGTGTCGGACATTGACGAGGCGATCGCCACCGCCAACCGCAGCCGGTTCGGGCTCGGCTCCAGCGTCTGGACCACCGATGCCGTCGAGCGTGAGCATTTCATTCGCGACATCGAGGCGGGGATGGTCTTCATCAATGGGATGGTCGCCTCCGAAGCGGGCCTGCCCTTCGGAGGCGTAAAGTCTTCCGGCTACGGACGCGAGCTTGGCGAGTTCGGCATCCGCGAGTTCGTCAACATCAAGTCGGTGAAGAGTGCGTCAGGGTTGGCCGCGCGCGCGGACACCGAATAG
- a CDS encoding MgtC/SapB family protein — protein MQFGPELEIVVRLAIASLVGLGVGLEREWSGHATGPRARFAGLRTFFLLGLIGGIAGLLLSQSHEAVASVIIAGAMAMSVGAYLMSVRRPEIELDGTTEVAALAVVLLGTLAGDGFLAISAGAGSLVVLALSEKTKLHWAVRRVGENELRAALQFAVLALVVLPLLPAGPFLGALEVRPRALWMIVLLFSGLNFVGFLARRALGPGAGYILTGLAGGLVSSTAVTLEFSRESKRNAAISRSLAFGIIGACTVLILRVLIVSGALDVDVARSLVLFVVPPFLLGAGMLAWALRRRHEANGGEVLLAESPLKLGAAIRMAIAFQIAIVLVTAVRSRWGSAGVYPAAAALGLTDMDALTVSMSRMGESLSPGIAARAIAIGIIANTVLKLGLVLGLGSSETRRIAGIGLVALALASGLGLLIA, from the coding sequence GTGCAGTTTGGGCCCGAGCTGGAAATCGTAGTCCGGCTCGCGATAGCGTCGCTGGTCGGGCTCGGCGTCGGACTCGAGCGTGAATGGTCGGGCCATGCGACAGGGCCGCGCGCGCGTTTCGCCGGGCTGAGGACGTTCTTTCTTCTCGGGCTGATTGGCGGGATCGCGGGGCTGCTGTTGAGTCAGTCGCACGAAGCCGTCGCGTCAGTGATCATAGCGGGAGCGATGGCGATGAGCGTCGGGGCCTATCTCATGTCGGTTCGCCGTCCGGAGATTGAGCTGGATGGCACCACTGAGGTGGCAGCTCTGGCTGTGGTGCTGCTCGGCACGCTGGCAGGCGACGGATTCCTCGCGATTTCCGCGGGCGCCGGTTCGCTCGTCGTTCTCGCGCTGAGCGAGAAGACGAAGCTGCACTGGGCCGTGCGCCGCGTGGGAGAAAACGAGCTTCGTGCGGCGCTTCAGTTCGCCGTACTCGCGCTCGTCGTGCTGCCGCTTCTTCCCGCCGGGCCATTCCTCGGTGCGCTCGAGGTAAGACCGCGCGCGTTGTGGATGATTGTGCTGCTGTTCTCGGGTCTGAATTTCGTCGGCTTTCTCGCCCGTCGCGCGCTCGGACCGGGCGCCGGGTACATACTCACAGGACTGGCAGGCGGCCTGGTTTCGTCCACTGCGGTCACTCTCGAGTTCTCGCGCGAGAGCAAGCGGAACGCGGCGATATCGCGATCGCTTGCGTTCGGAATCATCGGCGCGTGCACAGTGCTTATTCTGCGTGTGCTCATCGTCAGCGGTGCGCTCGACGTGGATGTCGCGCGAAGTCTTGTCTTATTCGTGGTACCGCCGTTTCTGCTGGGCGCGGGCATGCTTGCCTGGGCGTTGCGCCGCAGACATGAGGCGAACGGCGGGGAGGTTCTTCTCGCCGAGAGTCCGCTCAAGCTTGGCGCCGCGATCAGGATGGCTATCGCGTTCCAGATAGCGATAGTCCTTGTCACGGCTGTGCGGAGCCGCTGGGGAAGTGCGGGCGTTTATCCGGCTGCAGCAGCGCTCGGCTTGACCGACATGGATGCGTTGACTGTCTCGATGAGCAGGATGGGCGAATCTCTATCGCCCGGGATCGCAGCGCGAGCGATCGCGATCGGCATCATCGCGAACACGGTGCTCAAGCTCGGGCTCGTGTTGGGTCTCGGCAGTAGCGAGACACGGCGCATTGCCGGAATCGGGCTCGTGGCGCTGGCGCTGGCCAGCGGACTGGGTCTGCTGATTGCGTAA
- a CDS encoding BON domain-containing protein, with amino-acid sequence MRTDQELQRDVIAELNWQPSLRNEEVGVAVKDGVVTLSGDVTTYARKFEAERAAESVHGVKAVAVDLNVKLPNSFVHSDTEIAHAALDALKWDVEVPDDKMQLRVEDGRIILEGEAEWQYQRAAAERAVRYLSGVKSVSNLIAVKPKKVSSYDVNRKIHEAFKRSAEIDSSHITVESTDSKVILKGKVRSWAERRDAENAAWAAPGVTQVDDRLAVAF; translated from the coding sequence ATGCGAACTGACCAGGAGCTCCAACGCGACGTGATCGCCGAGCTCAACTGGCAGCCATCACTCCGAAATGAAGAGGTCGGAGTGGCGGTCAAGGATGGTGTAGTGACGCTGAGCGGCGACGTAACGACTTACGCGAGAAAATTCGAAGCGGAGCGCGCGGCCGAGAGCGTGCACGGGGTGAAGGCGGTAGCCGTAGACCTGAATGTCAAGCTGCCAAATTCATTCGTTCATTCGGACACCGAGATCGCCCATGCGGCCTTGGATGCGCTCAAGTGGGACGTCGAGGTGCCCGATGACAAGATGCAGCTTCGCGTCGAGGACGGACGCATCATTCTCGAGGGCGAGGCGGAATGGCAGTACCAGCGCGCCGCCGCCGAGCGTGCAGTTCGGTATCTCTCAGGCGTGAAGAGTGTATCCAACCTCATCGCGGTGAAGCCGAAGAAAGTCTCCTCGTACGACGTGAATCGGAAAATTCACGAAGCATTCAAGCGAAGCGCAGAGATCGACTCCAGCCACATCACCGTCGAGTCGACCGACAGCAAGGTCATTCTCAAGGGCAAGGTCCGCTCGTGGGCCGAGCGCCGTGACGCCGAGAACGCGGCGTGGGCAGCACCGGGAGTGACACAGGTGGACGACAGGCTGGCAGTGGCTTTCTGA
- a CDS encoding universal stress protein, with protein sequence MMNSAQNAPEAGQLGIYYPPPRTQPSGPLLVATDGGAPSDAAFRAALALREKLSADVEVVGVVEPLPMIVPEAQGLLQPLVVTPEHMTALKTKVRTQLDDAGVAGSKWPITVLYGRPAREITDLARQNHSQLIVIGLTHHGVIDRILDGETALEVLRQSEVPVLLASGFESLPRQAVFAVDFSAQSMNAARAGLRLVSADCFVNLVHVRPSVTVFDGTGMWEVEYDKAAERELEKFAEALAAPAGIETKPTILRGRPANAIADFARNAGADLIVAGTRGAGLMRRILVGSVATGLVHKATTSVLIVPDRVGARTERIADSLHADADPATRSEWAAKLSEFSKRNAARRATLEIDDPAIGSQSEVVDFPFLGADYDRQSGRVEIMLGEFTGSDRHLTHSMERISSIDILKDETGKDMALRVAYEGGQALVLFGRENRSKPVAKAT encoded by the coding sequence ATGATGAACTCCGCACAGAACGCCCCTGAAGCGGGCCAGCTCGGCATCTATTACCCGCCGCCCAGGACACAGCCGTCGGGTCCACTGCTTGTCGCCACTGACGGAGGCGCGCCCTCCGATGCAGCGTTTCGCGCGGCGTTGGCGCTGAGGGAAAAGCTCAGTGCGGACGTCGAAGTGGTCGGCGTGGTCGAGCCGTTGCCGATGATCGTTCCCGAGGCGCAGGGATTGCTTCAACCGCTCGTCGTCACGCCGGAGCACATGACTGCGCTGAAGACCAAGGTCAGGACACAGCTCGACGACGCTGGAGTCGCCGGGAGCAAGTGGCCGATTACCGTTCTGTACGGACGCCCTGCCAGGGAGATCACTGACCTCGCCAGACAGAACCACTCGCAGCTCATCGTGATCGGGCTCACGCATCACGGCGTGATAGACAGGATCCTCGACGGAGAGACGGCGCTCGAGGTTCTGAGACAATCGGAAGTACCGGTACTCCTCGCTTCAGGGTTCGAGTCGCTTCCGCGTCAGGCCGTGTTCGCGGTGGACTTCAGCGCGCAGAGCATGAATGCGGCGCGAGCGGGCCTGCGCCTCGTCAGCGCCGATTGCTTCGTGAACCTTGTCCACGTTCGTCCCTCCGTCACTGTATTCGACGGCACCGGAATGTGGGAAGTGGAGTACGACAAGGCCGCTGAGCGTGAGCTGGAGAAATTCGCGGAAGCTCTTGCGGCACCGGCGGGAATCGAGACGAAACCGACGATTCTGCGCGGTCGGCCTGCCAACGCCATCGCCGATTTCGCGCGGAATGCAGGTGCGGATCTCATCGTCGCGGGAACTCGGGGAGCCGGACTCATGAGGAGAATCCTCGTCGGAAGCGTCGCCACCGGTCTCGTTCACAAGGCCACGACTTCGGTGCTGATCGTTCCGGACAGAGTGGGCGCCCGCACCGAGCGGATCGCGGACTCACTCCATGCCGACGCGGATCCGGCGACGCGCAGCGAATGGGCGGCGAAGCTCTCCGAATTCTCGAAGCGCAATGCTGCACGCCGCGCGACTCTCGAGATAGATGACCCCGCGATCGGCTCTCAATCAGAAGTCGTGGACTTCCCGTTCCTTGGCGCCGACTACGACAGGCAAAGCGGGAGGGTGGAGATCATGCTTGGTGAATTCACGGGGAGTGATCGCCATCTGACGCACAGCATGGAAAGGATTTCCTCCATTGACATCCTGAAGGACGAGACCGGAAAGGACATGGCGCTTCGCGTGGCGTATGAAGGTGGCCAGGCGCTGGTTCTGTTCGGCCGCGAAAACCGTTCAAAGCCGGTGGCGAAGGCGACTTGA
- a CDS encoding alanine racemase has protein sequence MDSGTSGPLTTEPAAGGDRMRLEDLQTPCLVLDRGVLERNLKRMSATVRRHGVSLRPHLKTAKSADVARMAVEGEAGGITVSTLAEAEYFADRGFGDILVAAALPPQKLDRAAAIAARGVVMTLITDDVAGAVAIANHRASFRALIELDSGDRRAGVDASSLALLEIGRALQSKLAGVMTHAGHSYGCRTIQCIKDIAEDERRTVVTAAERLREAGMRCEVVSVGSTPTITHADRLDGVTEARPGVYMFQDLFQAEIGSCRREDIAITVLASVIGREPDENRFIVDAGALALSKDRSTQATAHDARYGQVWDVDGRPSFGNCLVELAYQEHGVAVGADPLPFSELQLGAKVRIGPNHACITAAAYDSYYVVDGGTEVVAVWDRVNGW, from the coding sequence ATGGACAGTGGGACGTCCGGTCCGCTGACGACCGAACCGGCAGCGGGAGGCGATCGCATGCGGCTCGAGGATCTCCAGACTCCCTGTCTTGTTCTCGACAGGGGGGTTCTCGAACGGAACCTGAAGCGGATGAGCGCGACCGTCCGGAGGCATGGTGTGTCGCTGCGCCCGCATCTGAAGACGGCGAAGTCCGCCGATGTCGCGCGAATGGCGGTGGAAGGCGAAGCGGGGGGCATCACCGTTTCGACGCTGGCCGAAGCGGAGTATTTCGCGGATCGCGGATTCGGCGACATCCTCGTTGCCGCGGCGCTTCCTCCGCAGAAACTCGACCGTGCGGCGGCGATCGCCGCGCGGGGCGTCGTGATGACGCTCATCACGGACGACGTCGCAGGCGCGGTGGCGATCGCGAATCATCGTGCGTCGTTCAGGGCTCTGATCGAGCTCGACTCCGGTGACCGTCGCGCCGGAGTGGATGCTTCGAGCCTCGCACTCCTCGAGATCGGACGGGCGCTTCAATCCAAGCTCGCCGGCGTGATGACTCATGCCGGGCACTCTTACGGATGTCGCACTATCCAGTGCATCAAGGACATCGCCGAGGATGAGCGGCGGACGGTAGTAACCGCCGCGGAGCGATTGCGCGAAGCTGGCATGCGCTGCGAAGTGGTGTCTGTCGGATCCACGCCGACGATAACGCACGCTGATCGCCTCGATGGAGTGACCGAGGCGCGGCCGGGCGTTTACATGTTCCAGGATCTTTTTCAGGCGGAGATCGGGTCGTGTCGCAGGGAGGATATTGCGATTACCGTGCTCGCGTCCGTCATTGGCAGAGAGCCCGACGAGAACCGCTTCATCGTGGACGCCGGTGCGCTCGCGCTATCCAAGGACAGGAGCACGCAGGCGACAGCGCACGACGCTCGATATGGTCAGGTCTGGGACGTGGACGGGCGACCATCGTTCGGGAATTGTCTCGTCGAGCTAGCGTACCAGGAGCATGGAGTGGCCGTAGGTGCGGATCCTCTGCCGTTCAGCGAGCTGCAGCTCGGCGCGAAGGTGCGCATAGGCCCGAACCATGCATGCATCACCGCAGCGGCGTATGACAGTTACTACGTCGTGGACGGCGGCACCGAGGTCGTCGCGGTGTGGGATCGGGTGAACGGCTGGTAG
- a CDS encoding ATP-binding protein — protein MTETLNGPPAATITDSILAAIVTISADAIICVDEQQVIIFFNDGAREIFGYAPEEIMGKPLEVLIPQRFRATHAAHVERFGRSDVHARRMGERGQILGLRKNGVEFPAEAAISHLGSEGNPVYSVVLRDVTERRRAHETQRFLAEAGEALASSLGPEDTLRNVTRLVVPHLADACVVNVYRGGRFHGAAVAHVDPERAIALERIRTEHPIDPSSNHPVARVIRTLAPLIIAGSEGTTTASGDIDDEPNDIFNKPPSAAIVLPLNARGQLLGVMGLYRKHGSYDAADVFLAEEIGRRAALAMDNARLHDLVHAGVRARDDIIGIVSHDLRNPVNAVRMLSGVMLDREREEALAPDIAEYASVIRQAAEQMDTLIRDLLDVTRVEAGQLKVDTARENTEELLSDALRTLAPVAAEKSLTLRLNAPNDLPFVMADRERVAQAISNLVGNAVKFSLPGSEIIVRVAVLDGDLLFSVSDRGQGMTAEQLSHAFDRFWRSSRTDRQGAGLGLAITKGIIEAHGGRIWAESMPGAGSTFYFTLPIAA, from the coding sequence ATGACCGAAACCCTGAACGGCCCCCCGGCTGCAACGATCACCGATTCGATCCTCGCGGCGATCGTCACGATCTCCGCCGACGCGATCATCTGTGTGGACGAGCAACAGGTGATCATCTTCTTCAATGACGGCGCCAGGGAGATCTTCGGCTACGCGCCCGAGGAGATCATGGGAAAGCCGCTCGAGGTGCTCATTCCGCAGCGATTCCGGGCGACCCATGCTGCTCACGTGGAGAGGTTCGGTCGATCGGATGTGCACGCGCGACGAATGGGCGAGCGCGGCCAGATCCTGGGGTTGAGGAAGAACGGCGTGGAGTTCCCGGCGGAAGCCGCGATCTCGCACCTCGGCTCAGAAGGCAATCCAGTCTATTCCGTGGTGCTGCGCGACGTCACCGAGCGTCGGCGCGCGCATGAGACGCAGCGGTTTCTCGCCGAAGCGGGAGAGGCGCTGGCGTCGTCCCTTGGGCCCGAGGACACCCTGCGCAATGTCACGCGCCTGGTCGTTCCGCATCTCGCGGACGCGTGCGTGGTCAACGTGTATCGTGGAGGTCGTTTTCACGGGGCCGCGGTGGCTCACGTGGACCCCGAGCGGGCGATAGCGCTGGAACGAATTCGCACCGAGCATCCCATAGACCCATCGAGCAACCACCCGGTGGCACGGGTGATCCGCACCCTGGCGCCGCTCATCATCGCCGGTTCCGAAGGTACGACGACGGCGTCTGGAGATATTGACGACGAGCCAAATGATATCTTCAACAAGCCGCCTTCCGCGGCGATCGTTCTCCCGCTCAATGCGCGCGGCCAGCTCCTCGGTGTCATGGGTCTTTATCGCAAGCACGGATCATACGATGCGGCAGATGTCTTCCTCGCCGAAGAAATCGGACGACGCGCCGCACTGGCGATGGACAACGCGCGGCTTCACGATCTCGTGCACGCCGGCGTCCGCGCCCGTGATGACATAATCGGAATCGTGTCGCACGATCTGCGGAATCCGGTCAATGCGGTCCGGATGCTCTCCGGCGTGATGCTGGATCGCGAGCGCGAGGAAGCGCTGGCGCCTGATATCGCAGAATACGCGAGCGTCATCAGGCAGGCGGCGGAGCAGATGGACACGCTGATTCGCGATCTCCTCGACGTGACACGCGTCGAAGCGGGACAGCTCAAGGTGGATACAGCACGGGAAAACACCGAAGAGCTCCTCAGCGACGCGCTGCGAACGCTGGCTCCGGTGGCAGCGGAGAAATCGCTGACCCTGCGCCTCAATGCGCCCAACGATCTTCCCTTCGTAATGGCCGATCGCGAGAGAGTGGCGCAAGCCATCTCCAATCTCGTCGGGAACGCGGTGAAGTTCTCTCTGCCAGGAAGCGAAATCATCGTGAGAGTCGCGGTCCTCGATGGTGACCTCTTGTTCTCGGTGAGTGATCGCGGCCAGGGCATGACGGCGGAGCAGTTGTCGCACGCGTTCGACAGGTTCTGGCGGTCCAGCCGCACCGACCGGCAGGGTGCAGGCCTGGGCCTCGCGATCACCAAGGGAATCATCGAGGCGCACGGCGGCCGCATCTGGGCCGAAAGCATGCCCGGCGCGGGGAGCACTTTCTATTTCACGCTTCCGATCGCAGCCTGA